Proteins from a genomic interval of Planctomycetia bacterium:
- a CDS encoding cupin domain-containing protein, with product MYRFLATGDDTAGKYATWEALVPPGGGPPPHVHSREEESFYVLAGEITFRYVNEQGTDATLVARAGMFANMPIGVPHSFKNESDQPAKMLISVAPAGLERMFFEIGVPLPSGTTTASPPKKQEIEKLLTIAPQYGIELRLPPH from the coding sequence GTGTACCGCTTTCTCGCTACGGGCGACGACACCGCCGGCAAGTACGCCACTTGGGAAGCGCTCGTGCCGCCCGGCGGCGGGCCGCCGCCGCATGTGCATAGCCGCGAAGAAGAAAGCTTCTACGTGCTCGCAGGAGAGATCACGTTCCGCTACGTGAACGAGCAGGGAACCGACGCAACGCTCGTCGCCCGAGCAGGCATGTTCGCCAACATGCCGATCGGCGTGCCGCATTCATTCAAGAACGAAAGCGACCAGCCGGCGAAGATGCTCATCTCGGTCGCGCCGGCCGGCTTGGAACGCATGTTCTTCGAGATCGGCGTGCCCCTACCCTCAGGCACCACGACGGCATCTCCGCCGAAGAAACAAGAAATCGAAAAGCTCCTCACGATCGCGCCGCAATACGGCATCGAGCTGAGGCTCCCGCCGCATTGA